The genomic segment acTCTTCTCATGAATCTGCTGTGAAGTATTTGAAAGAAAAGCTAactatgacaaaaaaagaagcagcTTTGTTTCAAACGTTTGGGTGCcctcactttttcttttttttccaaagcagCAGACAACTTTTTCAAAGATTTTCTTTCCGAGTCCTGCAACTTGCCACGTACTgtgatttaatttgatttttgttcaaaaaaaaaagtcagtagTCGTCGTAACTCTTCCATCCAAAGCCAAGAAAGCACTCCAAGACTTCGCGTATTTGTGCAATTCAAACTCCCTGCATTTAAGAAGCCATCCCACTTATTGTCTTGACTGGAAATTGAACCCTCCGACAACCCCTCCCCCTcctaaaaaaaaccaacaacaaacaaacaaaaaagagggATCGCAGAAAGGCACACCGATGCTTAGCTTGTCTGAACTGGTTTGGTTGTAGTATGACACAAACCCAAATGAGCATGCAGGATCTTTTCATGGGGCAGTAGAAGGTGGCACAAGCACACAAGATACTGGCATAAGCACAACATGAGAATACTTTAAAAGTCGAGGTAGCTGGCAAAAAAGTCAACCGATCCTGACAGGAGGTGGGTGGGATTGGGGTGCACATCCAGGGGCGGAGGGGGTCAAATACAGCCACATGggacactttttttgtttttgtttttttgttttaatgtaagCAGCTTTAGTCACCCTCTTACATTAAAGAtcctctctttaaaaaaaatctatatgtaCCTTcataaatacaacaaaaataacagcCTGCTTTCACAGTTGAGGATGTTAGCAGAATACTGAAATGAGTTTCTAAAgtgattccaattttttttctttagacaaagcagctgtttttttttttaagtaacaacACAATGACATTGGTAAactggcatgaaaaaaaaagtaggacGCCAGTGTGTGTGATGGCAACGTTTGTATGTCTTTTCAAACAATGACAGAAACAAAGTAAAgctatggtgtgtgtgtgtgtgtgtgtgtgtgtgtgtacagtacTTGACAAGCACGAGGAAGCCATTTGTCGCTCTATCGTGAGGgttaaaaggagaaaaataacGCTGTTTCTGTTTGTGtgcctgtcttttttttccctttcaaatgTTTCCAGCATCAAGTGCCCTAATTCGCTTTAAATAAGTTAAAACGCTCATTTACGGAGCATTATGGAAGACATAGTCTGCAATGGATGGTGCACTTGCACCGTCTATTGTTGACAAAATAAGGAGGAAAGCTTTTGAGACAGGGGTGAGCAACCTAGGGCTTGAGGACCCTCAGGCGGGAAGTGGGGAACATTTGAAGAGCATCCACTAGTGAGGAAAATGTCGGGAATTGGGAGGATTGACTGGGGAAAAAATGGTctcccacccctgctttagtacCAACaaccaaatgtgtgtttttgaaTAATTGTAGGGGAATTTTTGGAGTGGCCATTTCTCgttgctcattttttttgtctttgtttaccTGACGCAcagcagagagagagaaaaagggggCAAGGGGTCCATCACCGGGCCCCGGACGAGTACTTGGCCTTGGTGATGAGGTATAGCACAATGTCCTGGTGTCCCCCGAAGGCGGCGATGTGCAGGGCGCTCCATCCCTCCCGATTGGCCAGTCGGATGTCCGCTCCGAACTTGACCAGCAGCTTGACCAGCTCCAGGTTGCCGTCGATGACCGACTGATGCAAGGCCGTCTGGCCCTCGGGTCCGaaggagttgacgttaaactcGCAGTTCGTCATGTTCTGCAGCAGCGAGTGCAGCTCCTTGGTGTTGCCCTTCTTCACCGCCTCCTGGAAGACCCTCTGGGGGGCCGAGCACGTGGACACGTCCGCCTGGCTCATCGCTCGCGTCGGATGACGAGGCGCCCGGTAATCCTGGCTAAAATGAGAAAAGCTCTCGCGCTTGGCCGCCACGCTTGTTTGGTATATCCCCAGGAAAGGAGCGAAAAGACGCCAAGATCCTCctcaaaaaaagggggagaagaaacctccctccctccctcccgtgCGCCGGGCCGGCCGGCCGAGTGGACTGGTGAGCGCCGCCGTGTACGCTTTTCCTGGCCGGCGCAGGGGGAGACGATGCGATGGGGGGCTGGGTAAGGGTCACCTCGGCTGGGGTCGGCTCACTCGCACTTTTCCTACCCTCTTTGGATCTCCCGGGTCTGGGTCCGAGTCCCGCGGTCCGCCTGTAAAAGCGGCAAGCAAACAGAAAGTTCGGAGGAGATCAGAACACTGCTCCGCATTCCGCAACATctgcgcgtgtgcgtgcgcgctTTGAAGCGCAAGCTTTTTGACggcgagctttttttttttttgctcttaccTGTGTGACGATCCTCCGACGAGGGGGGGAAAGGAtaggagaaaaagaaaagaaaagaaagaaacaaaacaaaaaaaaaagaggatagAATTCCGCCAGCGTATGGGTCCGCTCCGCTGCGTCCTCCGTGCGTCCTCCGTGCGCTCTGGGCTGGCTGCTGGCTGCGCTCGGGGGGAATATTTTACACCTCCTTTATTTGCATGACAATGCGAGGGAGGGCTGGGGGGCCAATGTGGAGGAATGGGCGGAAACACGGCGAGGTTATAGGCCCATACCGGCtccaaaaaaaggggggaggtGAAGGGGGAGGCGTGGTTTTACTCGGTCCGAGGGGGGGCTCCAAATCTTACTCATTTGCTGTAAAGACCAATTCTAGCTATCTAATCTATCAATCCTAGTCTGCCAGatttacgaaagctttttaatgAATATACATTAAATGATTAActtcttacatatatatatatatatatatatatatacacatatatatatatatatatatatatatatatatatatacaaatacatatatatacatatacacgtgtacatatatatacatacatacatacatatatatgtacacgtgtatatgtatatatatgtatatatataaatatatatatgtatgtatatatctatatatatatatacatgtgtatatatgtatgtatatgtatgtatatgtatgtatatatatatatgtatgtatatatatatatatatatgtatgtatgcatgtatatatgtatgtatatatatatttcagcaacacgcttatttatatatttattcatgtatttatttattaacttacttatgacctatctatttatgtctaaaatgtctttttctgtgtctgtattctcaccctcttgctactgtaacaacaaaatttcccgaatacgggatgaataaagttatccaatccatttatatatCCATCTTCAAAGTTATTATAATAACAAACAAGCAGTAGCTGGGATTGATTTTTATAAATATGTAGTCAAGCTGGACATTGTCAATCAAGGTGAGACATTAAGTAGCACTTTAAACTCAATATGAAATTGTTTTTATGCCTTATTGAGTTTAtcatcaacctgcacaagggactcaAGATGGAAATGAGCCTTCAGCTAAGTTCATTAACaggaatatgtatatgttcattaatatgtaccacctgtgtcaaagtggcggcccgggggccaaatctggcccgccgcatcattttgtgtggcccgggaaagtaaatcatgagtgccgactttctgttttaggatcaaattaaaatgaagagtataattgtatattaaatttcctgattttcctccttttaaatcaataattgtcattttttaatccattttttctgtttttggttcaaaaatcattttgtaaaatctaaaaacatataaaaaaagctaaaataaacattgttttagatctataaaaaaacggaatattcagggatttgaatccagttttttaaatccatttattaaaacaaaaatctaaatattatatctaaaatggtccggcccacatgaaattgagttgacgttaacgcggcccgcgaacccgaGTTTGCCACCCTTGATATGTACGGTCccttaattaaataaatcaaactcaaatttaaAAAGTATGCTGATGTATGTGACGATGGGAATTGCCTTTTTGCCAATGAAGTTTTTAGTCATTGCATTCTGCTAATTCAACATTTCAAGGAATGTTCAACGTTCCGAGCAAACGAGATGATCAATCAAGCCATTTTCTAATTTTTACACCAACGTTTTAAGTCCTAAAAACTCCAAATGGGTCCAATCCAGTACTCCCGAACCCACGTGTGACGGACACCAAAGTGAAGCAAATGGCACGAAGGAATGGCCCCCCAAACGACACCCGGAAGTCTGTCCCCTCATTTAGAAACAACTGCCGTGCGGGAGATTAGAGTCGGCTTCTTAAATCATAAAGTGCGGATATATTGCAGTTGTTTTGAAATGACTAGACTTGTGTGGGACTTGACATAACAAAAGGGCTCGCTCTACTTCCTCTCTCTCCTTTTTCTGTCAGTGAAAAGAGGTAACGCTGCGCGCCGATTGACACGCCGCTTGGCCACCGTGGGAACCGGgcgctttgtgtgtgtgtgtgcgggtgtgtgtgtgtgtgtgtgtgtttgcctgcCTGCGACGCCTAGTGTGAGAGGTGCTGAGAGAATATTGTTGAAGTGTAACAAACGTATGGATGGAGGAAATGAGTGCAAACCGCACAAGGTGTATGCGGGGCGTGTACTCCCTTTGTTTTGCCTTTCCCACACTCACAAGTGTACATTTGGTGCACAATTGGTGTCAACCACATTTGCCTgttttggaacaaaaaaaaaagcataaacaGGCAGATATAGAATTCAATTCCTTAGTTCGATGTGAAGTAAGTGATATTTtgttagtggaaaaaaaatagggtgTGCACGCTTTTGGATCATGTGCACACGTGTTGTGTTATATTGTACAAGTGCGGCTTACAAGATGCATATTTTGACATTTACTTGTGTGGACGCCCTGTTTTAATGATATAATGAGATTGCGGAGTCgtctttttaaattatattggcAAGAGAAAGACAATTTTCATGATTAACTGACAATGATAGAAatgcaattcatttaaactgaagGCCTGATTGACAGAACATTGACTATCCGTTTAACAcgcttatttgtttatttatttacttatctaTTTCATTTAggtctagaacaagggtgtcagactcgggttggttcgcgggccgcgttaacgtcaactcgatttcatgtgggctggaccattttagatataatatttagattttttttataaatggattaaaagaactggattaaaagccctgaatattcagtttttttatagatataaaacaatgtttgttagcttttttaatatatttttagattttacaaaatgttttttgaactaaaaacagaaaaaatggattaaaaaatgacaattattgatttaaaagggggaaaatcaggacatttaatatacatctatactcttcatttgaatttgatcctaaaacagaaagtcagcactcatcatttactttcccgggccacacaaaatgatgcggcgggccagatttggcccctgggccgccactttgacacatgtggtctagaatgtcttttcctgtgtctgttttcatcttcttgctactgcaacaaagtgaatttcccgattaagggatgaataaagttcaaCATATCTAATCTAATACATTTGAACTAGGATAGTTTGCAATcattcccattcaaaatggattggacatctagggtCATCAATGGGAGCAAACGAGATCAAAATATTGGAACGCGTTCACGTTTCATATCACGCCGAAGAAAATATGGGATGTTGAAGTGAATAATAAATCGGTATGTTTAGAGAGGACGGATTAAATTGTTTCACCCAAATTCATTTTGAGATCATCAAGTATAACGAATACGACTTGTCTCCTAATATTTGACTCTTATTTTGTTCGGCTAATTCCATAGCTGGGAAAAATATCCACCTTGAATTGCTAGGATGACGTCTGCCAGTCATGACTCATCCGAACACGTCTTTGTTGTGAAGCCGACGTGTTAAAATTAGCTTTGAAATGCGTTCATGCGCCAAACCTAGATGTGATTCACcgatgctttttttgtttgaaggTGGCGCCGCAGGTGTTGGTGAACTTCCTCCTTGTTTGTTCCCACAGCTGCAAACGTTGGAAAACAAAAGCCCCGACGACTCAATGGTCGCGATTTGCCGAGAATTTCCCTCCGATCTTTTTATGCCGTGTTTAGAAACAGATGTGAATTTCTTTGGCTGACCTGCCACAGTGCGCCTTGGACTTCAAACGTGGAATgcagattgtttttttctgcgTCAGTGGGATGTGTTCTGCTTATATTTACGTGCGTCTTTTATTTCGCCTTGGCTTGGGGAACAGAGGAGAACTTGCGGAAAATCGGGAACATCTGTCCAACGTCAGAACGTTGGCTTGAGTGGGCGGACGCTTGGAATAAATACGTTTTTGGAGACCGCCACAGTCAAATTTGTGGGGTCTCTTCCATTTCATTCTTACAAACTATTCCAtccctgtcaacttatacgtttttcctatgttttttgatcatttcaaatggtgtacgccgtataacaacttttctacgggaagaaaatgttttacaaaagttttttttggagGAGGGGGAAACTGATCTCGTCATcttcattttggctctaatctggatcgtctcgctcgctggtagcagatgaaaacgtcatcgttgaTTGCTAATGTTGCATCATTCAAGTCCGCCTTTTcacgatataaatatagcgcgccagcaagcaatgtacctagagcaggggtgtcagactctggtcggttcgcgggccgcgttaacggcaactcgatttcatgtgggccggaccattttagatataatatttagatatttttttataaatggattaaaagaactggattaaaagccctgaatattcagtttttcatagatctaaaacaatgtttattttagcttttttttattaaaaaatgatttttgaactaaaaacacaggaaaaattgattaaaaatgacaattattgatttaaaaggggggaaatcaggaaattgaatatacatctatactcttcattttaatttgatcctaaaacagaaagtcgccactcatcattgactttcccgggccacacaaaatgatgcggcgggccagatttggcccccgggccgccactttgacacatgtgacctagacagtcatctacagaatcttgaatttagtgcatactgattgggcaccccatccactttaGAGGACAATTTATACTTTTAAATGCGCCCTATGAGAGTAAATATGTCCAGTGATGTAATttgtacttctttttttttttaaatagcttaataaggggaattgcaatcatgaaTAAGAGGAGCAATTGAGCCAGTTAAACAATACTCTTGAAAGTAACAAGAGAAAGATTGGCGAGAAGATCCCACCATTGGAAACGCTAAACCGTCCTCGATGGAACGAACAGACCCAAGTCGGTCCTGGTTCTATTATTGGAGCCCGATCTGGCATTGTGTCAACAAACAAAGTCGAGGTGGCGCGTTGTAAACGGCCGGACGGCGCAGGGCGACTCGCCGCGCGAGGCCGAAACTTGGCGCCGAGGGGGTGGGCTCGAAAATTTGCAGACAGGGAAACTTGGAGAGGAAAAGGCACGTAAAAGTGTCATGTAAAaatgtcactttaaaaaaaaattctgaatggTAAGAGTGAAATTCCTGCAAGTgtgcaaagagagagagagagagaacgagagtgagagagagagggagggagagcgaAGTGACGTGGTCCCGC from the Stigmatopora argus isolate UIUO_Sarg chromosome 16, RoL_Sarg_1.0, whole genome shotgun sequence genome contains:
- the nrarpa gene encoding notch-regulated ankyrin repeat-containing protein A, which encodes MSQADVSTCSAPQRVFQEAVKKGNTKELHSLLQNMTNCEFNVNSFGPEGQTALHQSVIDGNLELVKLLVKFGADIRLANREGWSALHIAAFGGHQDIVLYLITKAKYSSGAR